The following are encoded together in the Streptomyces rapamycinicus NRRL 5491 genome:
- a CDS encoding type I polyketide synthase — translation MSTAVDAGDLVIGITPFGEPDARLAAAVSRAGGLGVLDLGTTGRAALQAWEDVGEWVADGRYGVRVAAGCRLTPADLLDAPPTGAPTGAPTGGSHGGLPGPHTVVLGVDSPWPVEAVADRCRVLAEVTDLDEALEAIRAGAHGLIARGSESGGRIGPLGTFVLLQRLLADPRVSLPVWACGGIGPSTAAASVLGGAAGVVLDTQLALLAESGLPEDRAAAIRSMDGSETTVLDGHRILRRRGRGPHTGPDLAIGQDGFLATRLAERWRDVGRTVRGITDAVREAAHEAARNGSAVVSGLRPGAPLSTRLGTRLPLAQGPMTRVSDQGAFASAVAAGGALPFIALALAGREQARTILEEAAAALDGRPWGVGVLGFAPEEIRNAQLQAVREVRPSHAIIAGGRPSQAKALERDGIATFLHVPSPGLLRQYLRAGARRFVFEGSECGGHVGPRNSFPLWEAQIAVIEDFLDEAAHDPRHTAGTDGVGGTGGTESTDGAGVEIFFAGGVHDERSAAMVAALAAPLTRRGVAVGSLMGTAYLFTEEAVAHGAVQPLFQRRVVAAEHTVLLETAPGHATRCVPSPFTESFGTVKERLRNDGLPDREVWERLERLNVGRLRIASKGMDRGPDGALAPVDEEGQLSGGMFMAGQVAVMRSATTTIAALHHAVGPGAADFLTARAEAVCERLGVATAPAAAEPPAPLDVAVVGMACMFPQAPDLAAFWANVVGGVDAVTEVPAERWDPAVHYTGDKDGASASQWGGFLPPIPFDPLRYGIPPASLGSIEPVQLLALEAARRALDDAGYGDPGDGGRAFERSRTSVVFGAEAGSDLSNAQTLRAVLPSYVHEVPQALADQLPRLTEDSFPGMLANVISGRIANRLDLGGANYTVDAACASSLAAVDVACKELTGGTSDLVLCGGADLHNGINDYVLFSSVHALSPTGRSRTFDSSADGIALGEGVACVVLKRLADAERDGDRVYAVIKGVGSSSDGRSLGLTAPRPEGQRAALERAYANARVSPADVGLIEAHGTGTVVGDRTELTVLGEVFTESGATPGACALGSVKSQIGHTKCAAGLAGLVKAAMALHTGITPPTLHLTRPNEAWDADRSPFAFHTRARPWAAAPAERVAGVSAFGFGGTNFHVVLAAHGRGAPPARGLDDWPAELFLFRGADRAAALRVVQETLDQLMANEAAGRPWRLRDLALTASRRADAGREPVRAAVVAADLDDLAARLRQVLAGDPPGQGPRGADGLYLAPDAPEAAGDPGEAEGELGRGKVAFLFPGQGSQRPGMFADAFVTFPELQRHLRHGRGYADALYPPAAFDKAGEAAQRTAITDTRVAQPALGIVGLAAYTLLTSAGVRPDMAAGHSYGELVALCAAGALDPRTLPRLSAERAAAILGAAEAAGEEPGTMAAVTAAPGEVEPVLSAAGLDGRVVAANHNAPRQTVISGPQQDVDEAVRLLREAGHSVKRIPVACAFHSPLVAGAGARFAEALARHPVRAAEFPVWANRTAAPHGTEPDAIRTELAAQIGAPVRFMAQIEAMYEAGARIFVEAGPGAVLTRLVGEILDGRPHLALACEGRRSGAAGPRGLLDTLARLAVAGVPVRTAWLFHGRDAVAAGSAPPPRRPGWTVDGHLVRTANGELLPGALAPARRVMEATVSRTDRTGGGEYGDRDALISEFLRTSREMIAAQRDVLLTYFGSAPGERRAAPPSPVGPATSLSAELAPVAAAPETPAPVDVAPAPSALATGPDVLRAVSEIISERTGYPVDMIEPDLDLEADLSIDSIKRAEIAGELARRLGVAGADTATLGDEELEELAKARTTAAVTDWLTARLAPATSATSATPATSAPAAEPEPVAVPMAQQVAGPVAEPGPVSVAVPGVAPKRMRLVPVPLGAPDDGAAAPPDLTGRRFALLGGDADGVAEAVAARLGERSAEAVILPAGHQLTEDDGRVDGVLLLDPLAASGSPVLPEAFTVVQSALRRAPQWLLAPRRADPLAARTAGLRGVFRTMAREYPDTVTRLVEFPAEATGLAEAAGSPDAAGSAHAAGSADALADGLLDELLAPDRTPVVVRTEGGRRHRLDLVEAPLGALAGSGAGPAGGGAAEAEALGLDRDAVVALAGGARGITARFAAALASAARCRIELLGRTPEPVGPEDPATAGARDETALRAALAARGGLGPAEIQREAARILARREVAATVEELTALGARVRYRSVDVRDAEAVLQAVKQIHADHGRLDGVVYGAGVIEDRLIAEKSAESFQRVYGTKVEGARTLLDALAELPEPPAFAVLFGSIAAVLGNRGQVDYAAANDAMETLGARWRDRTGRRALTVHWGPWAPDGAHGGMVTPELGREYARRGISLIDPEEGTLALLRELAWGDESTGSVVYTASGW, via the coding sequence ATGTCAACCGCCGTGGACGCAGGCGATCTTGTCATCGGCATCACTCCGTTCGGGGAACCGGACGCCAGACTCGCCGCGGCGGTCAGCCGCGCGGGCGGACTCGGCGTCCTCGACCTGGGAACGACGGGCCGTGCGGCCCTCCAGGCATGGGAGGACGTCGGCGAGTGGGTGGCCGACGGCCGGTACGGTGTGCGGGTCGCGGCGGGCTGCCGCCTCACCCCCGCGGACCTCCTGGACGCCCCGCCCACCGGCGCCCCCACCGGCGCCCCCACCGGCGGCTCGCACGGTGGCCTGCCCGGTCCGCATACGGTGGTGCTCGGCGTGGACTCGCCCTGGCCGGTGGAGGCCGTTGCCGACCGCTGCCGTGTGCTGGCCGAGGTCACCGACCTGGACGAGGCGCTCGAAGCCATCCGCGCCGGGGCACACGGGCTGATCGCCAGGGGGAGCGAGAGCGGCGGCCGGATCGGTCCGCTGGGCACCTTCGTCCTGCTCCAGCGGCTCCTCGCCGACCCCCGGGTGTCCTTACCGGTGTGGGCCTGCGGCGGCATCGGCCCGAGCACCGCCGCCGCGTCCGTGCTCGGCGGCGCGGCCGGGGTCGTCCTCGACACCCAGCTGGCCCTGCTCGCCGAATCGGGGCTCCCGGAGGACCGCGCCGCCGCCATCCGCTCCATGGACGGCTCCGAGACCACCGTCCTCGACGGACACCGGATCCTGCGCCGCCGGGGGCGCGGTCCGCATACCGGACCCGATCTGGCGATAGGTCAGGATGGCTTTCTGGCCACGCGGTTGGCCGAGCGGTGGCGGGATGTCGGCCGCACCGTCCGGGGCATCACGGACGCCGTCCGGGAGGCAGCGCACGAGGCCGCACGGAACGGCTCCGCGGTCGTCTCGGGACTGCGCCCCGGCGCCCCGCTGAGTACCCGGCTCGGCACCCGGCTGCCCCTCGCACAGGGCCCGATGACCCGGGTCAGCGACCAGGGCGCGTTCGCCTCCGCCGTCGCCGCCGGGGGAGCACTGCCGTTCATCGCGCTCGCCCTGGCCGGACGCGAGCAGGCGCGCACGATCCTGGAGGAGGCCGCGGCCGCGCTGGACGGACGCCCCTGGGGCGTCGGCGTCCTCGGCTTCGCACCCGAGGAGATCAGAAACGCCCAGCTCCAGGCCGTACGGGAGGTCCGCCCCAGCCACGCGATCATCGCGGGCGGACGGCCGTCCCAGGCCAAGGCGCTGGAGCGGGACGGCATCGCCACCTTTCTGCATGTGCCCTCGCCGGGGCTGCTGCGCCAGTACCTCCGGGCCGGGGCCCGGCGGTTCGTCTTCGAGGGCTCCGAATGCGGCGGCCATGTGGGGCCGCGCAACAGCTTCCCGCTGTGGGAGGCCCAGATCGCCGTCATCGAGGACTTCCTCGACGAGGCCGCACACGACCCGCGTCACACGGCGGGCACGGACGGCGTCGGCGGGACGGGCGGGACCGAGTCCACCGACGGCGCGGGTGTCGAGATCTTCTTCGCCGGGGGAGTGCACGACGAACGCTCCGCCGCGATGGTGGCCGCGCTCGCGGCCCCGCTCACCCGGCGCGGCGTCGCCGTCGGCTCGCTCATGGGCACCGCGTATCTGTTCACCGAGGAGGCGGTGGCACACGGCGCCGTACAGCCGCTCTTCCAGCGCCGGGTGGTGGCCGCCGAGCACACGGTGCTGCTGGAAACCGCCCCCGGCCATGCCACACGCTGCGTGCCCAGCCCCTTCACCGAGAGCTTCGGCACCGTGAAGGAGCGGCTGCGGAACGACGGCCTGCCGGACCGGGAGGTCTGGGAGCGGCTGGAGCGGCTGAATGTGGGACGGCTGAGGATCGCCAGCAAGGGCATGGACCGCGGGCCCGACGGCGCGTTGGCCCCGGTGGATGAGGAAGGCCAGCTCAGCGGCGGGATGTTCATGGCCGGGCAGGTGGCCGTGATGCGTTCGGCCACCACCACGATCGCCGCACTGCACCATGCGGTGGGCCCCGGCGCCGCCGACTTCCTCACCGCACGCGCGGAGGCGGTGTGCGAGCGCCTGGGCGTGGCCACGGCCCCGGCGGCGGCCGAGCCGCCCGCGCCGCTGGACGTGGCCGTCGTCGGCATGGCGTGCATGTTTCCGCAGGCACCCGACCTCGCCGCGTTCTGGGCCAACGTGGTGGGCGGTGTGGACGCCGTCACCGAGGTACCCGCCGAGCGCTGGGACCCCGCCGTCCACTACACGGGCGACAAGGACGGCGCCTCCGCCTCCCAATGGGGCGGCTTTCTGCCGCCCATCCCCTTCGACCCGCTGCGCTACGGCATCCCCCCGGCCTCGCTCGGCAGCATCGAACCCGTACAGCTGCTGGCCCTGGAGGCCGCCCGCCGGGCCCTGGACGACGCCGGATACGGCGACCCCGGCGACGGCGGCCGGGCCTTCGAACGCTCCCGCACCTCCGTGGTGTTCGGCGCCGAGGCGGGCAGCGACCTGTCCAACGCCCAGACGCTGCGCGCCGTCCTGCCGTCCTACGTCCACGAGGTGCCGCAGGCCCTGGCGGACCAGCTGCCCCGGCTCACCGAGGACTCCTTCCCCGGCATGCTCGCCAACGTCATCTCCGGCCGGATCGCCAACCGGCTCGACCTCGGCGGCGCCAACTACACCGTGGACGCGGCCTGCGCGTCATCGCTGGCCGCCGTGGACGTGGCCTGCAAGGAGCTGACCGGGGGCACCAGCGACCTCGTGCTGTGCGGCGGAGCCGATCTGCACAACGGCATCAACGACTATGTGCTCTTCTCCTCCGTGCACGCCCTCTCCCCGACGGGCCGGTCCCGGACCTTCGACAGCTCGGCCGACGGGATCGCGCTCGGTGAGGGCGTCGCCTGCGTCGTTCTCAAACGGCTGGCCGACGCCGAACGGGACGGCGACCGCGTCTACGCCGTCATCAAGGGCGTCGGATCCTCCAGCGACGGCCGCTCGCTGGGGCTGACCGCCCCGCGCCCCGAGGGACAGCGGGCCGCACTGGAGCGCGCCTACGCCAATGCCCGCGTCTCGCCCGCCGACGTGGGCCTGATCGAGGCGCACGGCACCGGTACGGTCGTCGGCGACCGCACCGAACTCACCGTCCTGGGCGAGGTGTTCACCGAGTCGGGGGCCACCCCCGGGGCGTGTGCGCTGGGCTCGGTGAAGTCCCAGATCGGCCACACCAAATGCGCCGCGGGCCTCGCCGGGCTGGTGAAGGCCGCGATGGCGCTGCACACGGGCATCACACCGCCGACCCTCCATCTGACCCGGCCCAACGAGGCATGGGACGCGGACCGCAGCCCCTTCGCCTTCCACACCCGGGCCCGGCCCTGGGCCGCCGCGCCCGCCGAACGGGTGGCCGGGGTCAGCGCGTTCGGCTTCGGCGGGACCAACTTCCATGTGGTGCTCGCGGCACACGGCCGCGGAGCGCCGCCCGCACGGGGGCTGGACGACTGGCCCGCCGAGCTGTTCCTCTTCCGCGGGGCCGACCGGGCGGCGGCGCTGCGGGTGGTCCAGGAGACACTCGACCAGCTCATGGCCAATGAGGCGGCGGGCCGGCCGTGGCGGCTGCGCGACCTCGCGCTGACCGCCTCCCGGCGGGCCGACGCCGGCCGGGAACCGGTCCGGGCGGCCGTCGTGGCCGCGGACCTGGACGACCTGGCCGCGCGATTACGTCAGGTGCTCGCGGGCGATCCGCCGGGCCAGGGGCCGCGCGGAGCGGACGGGCTGTACCTGGCCCCGGACGCGCCCGAGGCGGCGGGGGACCCCGGGGAGGCCGAGGGCGAGCTGGGGCGCGGCAAGGTCGCGTTCCTCTTCCCCGGGCAGGGCAGCCAGCGGCCCGGGATGTTCGCCGACGCCTTCGTCACCTTCCCCGAGCTCCAGCGCCATCTGCGCCACGGACGCGGCTACGCCGACGCGCTGTATCCCCCCGCGGCCTTCGACAAGGCCGGGGAGGCGGCACAGCGCACCGCGATCACCGACACCCGCGTGGCCCAGCCGGCACTGGGCATCGTCGGGCTCGCCGCGTACACCCTGCTCACCTCGGCCGGAGTACGGCCCGACATGGCGGCCGGACACAGCTACGGCGAGCTGGTGGCGCTGTGCGCCGCGGGCGCCCTCGACCCCCGTACGCTGCCGCGGCTGAGCGCCGAGCGGGCGGCCGCCATCCTCGGCGCCGCCGAGGCCGCCGGGGAGGAGCCCGGCACCATGGCGGCCGTGACCGCGGCCCCCGGCGAGGTCGAGCCGGTGCTGAGCGCCGCCGGACTCGACGGGCGCGTGGTGGCCGCCAACCACAACGCGCCACGGCAGACCGTGATCTCCGGACCCCAGCAGGACGTCGACGAAGCGGTGCGGCTGCTGCGGGAGGCCGGGCACTCCGTCAAACGGATCCCGGTGGCCTGCGCCTTCCACAGTCCGCTGGTGGCCGGGGCCGGTGCGCGGTTCGCCGAGGCGCTGGCCCGTCATCCGGTGCGCGCGGCGGAGTTCCCCGTCTGGGCGAACCGCACCGCCGCCCCGCACGGCACGGAGCCGGATGCCATCCGCACCGAACTCGCCGCCCAGATAGGCGCGCCGGTCCGCTTCATGGCCCAGATCGAGGCCATGTACGAGGCGGGCGCACGGATCTTCGTGGAGGCGGGTCCGGGGGCGGTGCTCACCCGGCTGGTGGGGGAGATCCTCGACGGCCGCCCGCACCTCGCCCTCGCCTGCGAGGGGCGGCGGTCCGGCGCCGCCGGACCGCGGGGGCTTCTGGACACCCTCGCCCGGCTGGCCGTCGCGGGCGTTCCGGTGCGTACGGCCTGGCTGTTCCACGGCCGGGACGCGGTGGCGGCGGGATCCGCCCCGCCACCGAGGCGGCCCGGCTGGACGGTCGACGGACACCTCGTCCGCACCGCGAACGGTGAGCTACTGCCCGGTGCGCTGGCACCGGCCCGACGTGTCATGGAGGCTACGGTGAGCCGGACGGATCGGACGGGTGGCGGTGAGTACGGCGACAGAGACGCCCTGATCTCGGAGTTCCTGAGGACCAGCCGGGAGATGATCGCCGCCCAGCGCGATGTGCTCCTCACCTACTTCGGCAGCGCTCCGGGCGAACGGCGCGCGGCGCCACCGTCCCCGGTCGGCCCGGCCACGTCCCTGTCCGCCGAGCTCGCCCCGGTGGCCGCCGCCCCGGAGACCCCGGCCCCGGTCGACGTGGCTCCTGCCCCGTCCGCGCTCGCCACCGGGCCCGATGTGCTGCGCGCGGTCTCCGAAATCATCAGCGAACGCACCGGCTATCCGGTCGACATGATCGAACCGGACCTCGATCTCGAGGCCGATCTCAGCATCGACTCGATCAAACGCGCCGAGATCGCGGGCGAGTTGGCGCGGCGGCTCGGCGTCGCGGGCGCGGACACCGCGACCTTGGGCGATGAGGAGCTGGAGGAGCTGGCCAAGGCGCGTACCACCGCCGCCGTCACCGATTGGCTCACCGCCCGTCTCGCGCCCGCGACCTCCGCGACCTCCGCGACCCCCGCGACCTCCGCACCGGCCGCTGAGCCGGAGCCGGTGGCCGTGCCGATGGCTCAGCAGGTGGCCGGGCCCGTGGCCGAACCAGGGCCGGTGTCCGTGGCCGTGCCCGGCGTGGCGCCCAAGCGGATGCGGCTGGTGCCCGTGCCCCTCGGCGCACCGGACGACGGCGCCGCCGCGCCGCCCGACCTGACCGGCAGGCGCTTCGCCCTGCTCGGCGGGGACGCTGACGGGGTGGCCGAAGCGGTGGCCGCGCGCCTCGGCGAGCGCAGTGCCGAGGCCGTCATCCTCCCCGCCGGTCATCAGCTCACCGAGGACGACGGCCGGGTGGACGGTGTGCTGCTGCTCGATCCGCTGGCCGCCTCCGGTTCGCCGGTGCTGCCCGAGGCGTTCACGGTCGTCCAGTCGGCGCTGCGGCGCGCCCCCCAGTGGCTGCTGGCGCCGCGCCGCGCCGACCCGCTCGCCGCGCGCACGGCCGGGCTGCGCGGGGTGTTCCGTACGATGGCCAGGGAGTACCCGGACACGGTCACCCGGCTGGTGGAGTTCCCAGCTGAGGCGACCGGACTCGCCGAGGCGGCTGGATCCCCCGACGCGGCCGGGTCCGCTCACGCGGCCGGATCCGCCGACGCCCTGGCCGACGGGCTGCTCGACGAGTTGCTCGCCCCGGACCGTACGCCCGTCGTCGTGCGCACCGAGGGAGGGCGGCGCCACCGGCTGGACCTCGTGGAGGCCCCGCTGGGCGCGCTCGCCGGTTCGGGTGCCGGGCCCGCCGGGGGCGGCGCGGCGGAGGCCGAGGCGCTCGGGCTGGACCGGGACGCGGTGGTGGCGTTGGCCGGTGGGGCGCGGGGCATCACCGCGCGGTTCGCCGCCGCCCTCGCGTCCGCCGCCCGCTGCCGGATCGAGCTGCTCGGCCGTACGCCGGAGCCCGTGGGCCCCGAGGACCCGGCCACGGCCGGGGCCCGCGACGAGACGGCCCTGCGCGCGGCGCTCGCGGCCCGGGGCGGGCTGGGGCCCGCCGAGATCCAGCGGGAGGCCGCCCGGATCCTGGCGCGGCGCGAAGTGGCCGCCACCGTCGAGGAGTTGACCGCGCTCGGCGCCCGGGTCCGCTATCGCTCGGTGGATGTCCGCGACGCCGAAGCGGTGCTCCAGGCGGTGAAGCAGATCCACGCCGACCACGGACGGCTGGACGGTGTGGTCTACGGGGCCGGTGTGATCGAGGACCGGCTGATCGCGGAGAAGTCCGCCGAGTCCTTCCAGCGGGTGTACGGCACCAAGGTGGAGGGCGCCAGGACGCTGCTGGACGCGCTGGCCGAACTGCCCGAACCCCCGGCGTTCGCCGTGTTGTTCGGCAGCATCGCCGCCGTGCTCGGCAACCGCGGCCAAGTGGACTACGCGGCGGCCAACGACGCGATGGAGACCCTCGGCGCGCGATGGCGGGACCGCACCGGCCGCCGGGCGCTGACCGTGCACTGGGGTCCCTGGGCACCCGACGGAGCCCACGGCGGGATGGTCACACCGGAGCTCGGCCGTGAGTACGCCCGGCGCGGCATCTCGCTCATCGACCCCGAGGAGGGCACGCTGGCGCTGCTGCGCGAGCTGGCCTGGGGCGACGAGTCCACGGGGTCCGTCGTCTACACCGCCTCGGGCTGGTGA